A DNA window from Aspergillus nidulans FGSC A4 chromosome I contains the following coding sequences:
- a CDS encoding uncharacterized protein (transcript_id=CADANIAT00007128) translates to MKFLPLESTLVVIESLVLVLALDFEPDTQGFNVHDYERLPLTLDLATSQSVVAAAGNSWWASSYIYASDNRPYFIVSHVGNPGPGYYRYSILDVSNPSYYRQYAYQGSEADPVSVHINGANITLPTYGFEAVDPADTLAAMRTWSTSDFEFDLTFELSSPVILNGGSGTFTWGPYLTYEWSLVGGITMGNFVVNDTRLTIDPVRSLTWYDRQVVFASGIDPSGSAASQNWTWFQLHYDRPEHRNNEKNSQFRPSKISVWIWDYDSNPRVQFATVLGFEQLAGQQQVLSVTEFTPSGRTWTSPGCGGTYPLDWTIALPDGTRLYIEAIRDDQEFCNASQPFQPTYEGFVSFKGVDGVGNNVVSINGNGFALGRPMALDRDSPRAFNAVTCSRFPPLLALHFIPSRGYQMRRSNQCRSPFRFQGVDHCLDVEEAQGPYENATAERNRETMIARFQRQRNKREKDHSLFG, encoded by the exons ATGAAGTTCCTGCCACTTGAAAGCACACTAGTTGTGATTGAgagccttgttcttgttctggcCTTGGACTTCGAGCCGGATACCCAGGGCTTCAATGTCCATGACTAT GAACGCCTCCCTCTGACGCTAGACCTGGCCACCTCCCAGAGCGTTGTCGCCGCAGCTGGCAACTCATGGTGGGCATCCTCGTACATCTACGCCTCAGACAACAGACCCTACTTCATCGTCTCGCATGTCGGAAACCCAGGGCCCGGTTACTATAGATACTCCATCCTTGACGTCAGCAATCCCAGTTACTACCGGCAATATGCATACCAGGGCTCAGAGGCCGATCCAGTCTCGGTACACATCAACGGTGCAAATATCACGTTACCAACGTACGGCTTTGAGGCGGTGGACCCTGCAGATACCCTCGCTGCCATGCGGACGTGGAGTACGTCCGATTTTGAATTCGACTTAACGTTTGAGCTTTCTTCACCTGTCATCTTGAACGGTGGCTCAGGCACTTTTACTTGGGGTCCGTACCTGACGTACGAGTGGTCACTTGTTGGGGGCATTACTATGGGAAACTTTGTTGTCAATGATACTAGGCTGACCATTGACCCCGTCCGCTCTCTGACCTGGTATGACCGACAAGTCGTCTTTGCCAGTGGAATAGATCCAAGCGGCTCTGCAGCATCGCAGAACTGGACTTGGTTCCAGCTGCACTACGACCGTCCCGAACATCGAAACAATGAGAAAAATTCGCAGTTTCGACCCTCCAAAATCTCCGTGTGGATCTGGGACTACGACTCCAACCCCCGCGTGCAATTCGCGACAGTGCTCGGGTTTGAACAGTTAGCAGGCCAACAGCAAGTCCTCTCCGTAACTGAGTTCACCCCGTCCGGCAGAACTTGGACATCACCCGGGTGCGGAGGCACATATCCTTTAGACTGGACTATTGCACTTCCAGACGGAACGAGGCTGTACATCGAAGCAATCAGGGACGACCAAGAGTTTTGTAATGCGAGTCAGCCATTTCAGCCGACGTATGAGGGGTTCGTCTCGTTTAAGGGGGTGGACGGGGTGGGAAACAATGTTG TATCTATCAACGGGAATGGTTTTGCACTGGGCCGG CCAATGGCACTTGATAGAGACAGCCCTCGCGCTTTTAATGCTGTGACTTGTTCACGCTTTCCCCCTCTACTTGCCCTACACTTCATTCCCTCGCGCGGCTACCAAATGAGAAGAAGCAACCAATGTCGGAGTCCATT TCGTTTTCAAGGGGTAGATCATTGCTTGGATGTAGAGGAAGCGCAAGGCCCATATGAGAACGCAACTGCAGAGAGGAACAGGGAGACAATGATTGCGAGATTTCAACGGCAGCGAAACAAGCGGGAGAAAGATCATTCCTTGTTTGGTTGA